The genomic DNA CGGTCCTGTCTCGCTCGCGGAGACTTCGCTTGCACGGAGGGAGTTGGCATATCGGCGAGGTGCCAACGTCGGTCGCTGCCATAGAACCAGCCGCGGCGCCGAATCACGCGTTTCACGTCGCCGGTTCTTTGAACGTTTGGCGGTCCAGGAACCTCGCAGAACGAACCGGTCGATGTCATATCGGATGGTCTACCGGGCGTCCTCTGCGGTTTGCTACCGACGGCGAACAATCGCCAACGCTGCCGATCTTCGTTGTAGACATATCCATAAAACGTATCGACGCCAGCATCGGAAGTCATCCGCATCGCTTGAATCGCTCGGTCGGCTCCGTTTGGATGGACGACAGCATCGCGAAGCTTCAGTCCGGTTCCCTCGTGCCCAAAACTACTGAACGTCGCTTCGGGATGCCCGGTGGCGATCAACTGCGGCATCGCTTCCAGCGTTGGTGCTTCGTCAGCTTTGTTGTTTGCAGCCCACATCGAAAAGTTGTAGCCAGCACCGCAGGGGATCTTTCCGTCGATAAAGCTTGTCCCGAAATAGCCGAAGGGAGTTGTGATCGGTGAATAACTGGAAACCGGCGTGACACATTCGGTTTCGAAAACCCACATCGTCGGTTCACGACATTCTGGTGGAGCGTAGTAGCGCGTGTGCACCGCCGCTGGACGCCAACGGACTCGCAGTAATTTGGCGTCGCGAATCACCGGGCCGGTTAATTCGATCCGCTCGATCTCTGCTTGCATCGGCAGCGGCCTGGTCAAACAACCTAATTGGATGACCAGCTTTCCTGTTTGTTTCACTTCAAACGATAGCGAAGGGGCGGCGGGCGGCTGGGCAGATTGAACGTCGACAGTCAGCGTCTGTGCTTCGCTGCCAATCTGCAGCTGCCACTGGGTTTGCGGCGGGGAATCAAGGAACAACTTGGCTTCAATCGTTCCGGGCGTTTCAATCCAGACATGCCATCGTGCCGCTCCCGATCGCTTGGGATCCCTGAACTGCAGCGATTCAAACGAAGCGTTGATCAGACCATCATCTTCGGGCAGCATCGGTTGGGGGCCAGAAGCGATGAAGGTCCTTTCATCGAAGAAGCCGTTGGTGGCGTCGAGCACGATCCGTCCATCGGCGGCGGCTTGGCCGTTGTAAACGATCTCTGCACCATCGACTCCTTCCTCGCCAGCAGTGAATTGCACGACTGGCTCGGCCGAGCGTACAGCGATTGGGAAAGTTGCCGC from Rosistilla oblonga includes the following:
- a CDS encoding fibronectin type III domain-containing protein, translating into MQFTAGEEGVDGAEIVYNGQAAADGRIVLDATNGFFDERTFIASGPQPMLPEDDGLINASFESLQFRDPKRSGAARWHVWIETPGTIEAKLFLDSPPQTQWQLQIGSEAQTLTVDVQSAQPPAAPSLSFEVKQTGKLVIQLGCLTRPLPMQAEIERIELTGPVIRDAKLLRVRWRPAAVHTRYYAPPECREPTMWVFETECVTPVSSYSPITTPFGYFGTSFIDGKIPCGAGYNFSMWAANNKADEAPTLEAMPQLIATGHPEATFSSFGHEGTGLKLRDAVVHPNGADRAIQAMRMTSDAGVDTFYGYVYNEDRQRWRLFAVGSKPQRTPGRPSDMTSTGSFCEVPGPPNVQRTGDVKRVIRRRGWFYGSDRRWHLADMPTPSVQAKSPRARQDRARLAQGLLPIALNQYSRRAENYLTEGWIESATGGMECYRADQTSDPSNRHAKVSLPEYLATDKIAQRFALPIEFAESRTRTVTAQTATIEYRLPRTGEDATAVLYYGTRDCMTFRRPNKVGAAGVQRDVFDKSRTWQSATPPQPVRSGSNKFTLDNLDPGTTYYYRLFVSNTEGQSWDFRSSSFSTLD